A genomic segment from Barrientosiimonas humi encodes:
- a CDS encoding MarR family winged helix-turn-helix transcriptional regulator produces MATPKPDEVDAIVEAWQRERTDLDVAPLQVLSRVSRLARQLDRARAGAFAEHGLESWEFDVLAALRRAGKPYELSPGALVQQTLVTSGTMTNRVDRLEKRGFVVRRRDTADRRGVLVRLSREGRSVVDAAFADLLQREHELLEALPQRDRARTADLLRRLLAAVEGE; encoded by the coding sequence ATGGCCACCCCGAAGCCGGACGAGGTCGACGCCATCGTCGAGGCCTGGCAGCGCGAGCGCACCGACCTGGACGTCGCGCCGCTGCAGGTGCTCTCCCGCGTGTCGCGCCTCGCGCGACAGCTCGACCGGGCGCGGGCCGGGGCGTTCGCCGAGCACGGCCTGGAGAGCTGGGAGTTCGACGTGCTGGCGGCGCTGCGCAGGGCCGGCAAGCCCTACGAGCTGTCCCCCGGCGCGCTGGTGCAGCAGACCCTGGTGACCAGCGGCACGATGACCAACCGGGTCGACCGGCTGGAGAAGCGCGGCTTCGTCGTGCGCCGGCGGGACACCGCCGACCGGCGCGGCGTGCTCGTGCGGCTCAGTCGCGAGGGGCGCAGCGTCGTCGACGCCGCCTTCGCCGACCTGCTGCAGCGCGAGCACGAGCTGCTCGAGGCGCTGCCCCAGCGCGACCGGGCCCGCACCGCCGACCTGCTGCGCCGGCTCCTGGCCGCGGTGGAGGGCGAGTAG
- a CDS encoding 4-(cytidine 5'-diphospho)-2-C-methyl-D-erythritol kinase, producing MTGRRTPAIEVRVPAKVNLELRVGPVRDDGFHALSTVYHAVDIVDDVTVRRADDWGIEVTGPYADRVPADDTNLAYRAARLLASDRGVDDPVHIEIAKTIPVAGGMAGGSADAAATLVGCDALWGLDTPRPDLERLAARLGSDVPFLLTGGTALGSGRGEQVVPVLTQGTFHWVFALHHGGLSTKDVYAELDRLRADEPVADPEPGQDVMAALRAGDVEQLASALHNDLEDAACSLEPHLRTTMATGLEQGALAAIVSGSGPTVAFLARDNTAALDLMVGLSAEAVADEVVHGRGPVGGAHVTSDPGLRSTR from the coding sequence ATGACCGGCCGCCGCACCCCCGCCATCGAGGTGCGCGTGCCCGCCAAGGTCAACCTCGAGCTGCGCGTCGGGCCCGTGCGCGACGACGGCTTCCACGCCCTCTCGACCGTCTACCACGCGGTCGACATCGTCGACGACGTCACGGTCCGTCGGGCCGACGACTGGGGGATCGAGGTCACCGGCCCCTACGCCGACCGGGTGCCGGCCGACGACACCAACCTGGCCTACCGCGCCGCGCGGCTGCTCGCGTCCGACCGCGGCGTCGACGACCCGGTGCACATCGAGATCGCCAAGACCATCCCCGTCGCCGGCGGCATGGCCGGCGGCTCGGCCGACGCCGCGGCCACCCTCGTCGGCTGCGACGCGCTGTGGGGGCTCGACACCCCCCGCCCCGACCTCGAGCGGCTCGCCGCCCGTCTCGGCAGCGACGTGCCGTTCCTGCTCACCGGCGGCACCGCGCTCGGCTCCGGCCGCGGCGAGCAGGTCGTGCCGGTGCTCACCCAGGGCACCTTCCACTGGGTCTTCGCGCTGCACCACGGGGGCCTGTCGACCAAGGACGTCTACGCCGAGCTCGACCGGCTCCGCGCCGACGAGCCGGTCGCCGACCCCGAGCCGGGGCAGGACGTCATGGCCGCGCTGCGCGCGGGCGACGTCGAGCAGCTGGCGAGCGCGCTGCACAACGACCTCGAGGACGCGGCGTGCTCGCTCGAGCCGCACCTGCGTACGACCATGGCCACCGGCCTCGAGCAGGGCGCCCTGGCCGCGATCGTCAGTGGCTCCGGCCCCACCGTCGCGTTCCTCGCGCGCGACAACACCGCGGCCCTGGACCTGATGGTCGGGCTGTCCGCCGAGGCCGTCGCCGACGAGGTCGTGCACGGCCGCGGCCCGGTCGGCGGCGCCCACGTCACCAGCGACCCGGGGTTGCGCAGCACCCGATGA
- the glmU gene encoding bifunctional UDP-N-acetylglucosamine diphosphorylase/glucosamine-1-phosphate N-acetyltransferase GlmU, with translation MSTVRPAAVIVLAAGDGTRMKSDLNKMLHTIGGHPLVGHAMRAADATGAEHLVGVVRAQRDAVAEAIAVAAERAAIADQDDVKGTGRAAECGLELLPGDLQGTVLVTYGDTPLLTAATLLQLTAEHEAAGNAVTVLTAEVIDATGYGRVLRAPDGSLAEIIEHKDALAARESGDEVRGRALEINEINSGIYAFDVSVLRASLAQVTSENAQGEKYLTDVPAIARAAGGKVAAHLVDDPWEIEGVNDKVQLARLGRELNRRTLERLMRENGAIVVDPATTWVDTDVSIGRDTVVHPDTQLLGATTIGAGCEIGPSTTLKDTEVQDGASVVRTHGELALVGPGATVGPWAYLRPGTELGGKGKIGTFVETKNARIGEGSKVPHLSYIGDATIGRGSNIGAASVTVNYDGVNKHQTTIGDNVRMGSDNMYVAPVTVGDGAGSGAGAVIRKDVPPGALAISVAPQRNIERWALDKRPGTAQAEAAEAALAQQDPSETDEGGRA, from the coding sequence GTGAGCACTGTGCGCCCTGCTGCCGTCATCGTCCTGGCCGCCGGCGACGGCACCCGGATGAAGTCAGACCTCAACAAGATGCTGCACACCATCGGCGGTCACCCGCTGGTGGGGCACGCGATGCGGGCGGCCGACGCCACCGGCGCCGAGCACCTCGTCGGGGTGGTCCGCGCCCAGCGCGACGCGGTCGCCGAGGCCATCGCCGTCGCGGCCGAGCGCGCCGCCATCGCCGACCAGGACGACGTCAAGGGCACCGGCCGCGCGGCCGAGTGCGGACTCGAGCTGCTCCCGGGCGACCTGCAGGGGACGGTGCTGGTGACGTACGGCGACACCCCGCTGCTGACCGCCGCGACGCTGCTCCAGCTGACCGCCGAGCACGAGGCCGCCGGCAACGCCGTCACCGTGCTCACCGCGGAGGTCATCGACGCGACCGGTTACGGCCGGGTGCTGCGCGCCCCCGACGGCAGCCTCGCCGAGATCATCGAGCACAAGGACGCCCTGGCTGCCCGCGAGAGCGGTGACGAGGTGCGCGGCCGCGCGCTGGAGATCAACGAGATCAACTCGGGCATCTACGCCTTCGACGTGTCCGTGCTGCGCGCGAGCCTGGCGCAGGTCACCAGCGAGAACGCCCAGGGCGAGAAGTACCTCACCGACGTGCCCGCCATCGCCCGCGCCGCCGGCGGCAAGGTCGCCGCGCACCTGGTCGACGACCCGTGGGAGATCGAGGGCGTCAACGACAAGGTGCAGCTGGCCCGGCTCGGGCGCGAGCTCAACCGCCGTACGCTCGAGCGGCTCATGCGCGAGAACGGCGCCATCGTGGTCGACCCGGCCACCACCTGGGTCGACACCGACGTGAGCATCGGCCGCGACACCGTGGTCCACCCCGACACCCAGCTGCTCGGCGCCACGACCATCGGCGCCGGCTGCGAGATCGGCCCCAGCACCACGCTGAAGGACACCGAGGTGCAGGACGGCGCGAGCGTCGTGCGCACCCACGGCGAGCTGGCGCTGGTCGGTCCGGGCGCGACCGTGGGGCCGTGGGCCTACCTGCGCCCCGGCACCGAGCTCGGCGGCAAGGGCAAGATCGGCACGTTCGTCGAGACCAAGAACGCCCGCATCGGCGAGGGCTCGAAGGTGCCGCACCTGTCCTACATCGGCGACGCGACCATCGGCCGCGGCTCCAACATCGGCGCCGCGAGCGTCACGGTGAACTACGACGGCGTCAACAAGCACCAGACGACGATCGGCGACAACGTGCGCATGGGCAGCGACAACATGTACGTCGCGCCCGTCACCGTGGGCGACGGCGCCGGTTCCGGGGCCGGCGCGGTCATCCGCAAGGACGTCCCGCCGGGGGCGCTGGCGATCTCGGTCGCGCCGCAGCGCAACATCGAGCGCTGGGCGCTCGACAAGCGTCCGGGAACCGCGCAGGCCGAGGCGGCCGAAGCCGCTCTGGCGCAACAGGATCCGAGCGAGACTGACGAAGGCGGACGCGCATGA
- a CDS encoding TetR/AcrR family transcriptional regulator, giving the protein MSQTPKPRMTGAQRREQLLRVGRKVFADKGVGNATVEEIASVAGVTKPVVYEHFGGKEGLYAVVVDREMQTLVDTIASALQSGEAGRPLLARAALAVLTYVEEQPDGFRVMSHDSPHWHGTGRLGSLLADIGDRVEAVLAGGFEEAGIDPKFAPIYSQMLVGMIAYTGDWWLEHENALTKEELAAHMTNFAWNGMKGLEGRPELRLDSVKPEETISPS; this is encoded by the coding sequence GTGAGCCAGACACCGAAGCCGAGAATGACCGGGGCCCAGCGGCGCGAGCAGCTGCTGCGCGTGGGCCGGAAGGTCTTTGCCGACAAGGGCGTCGGCAACGCGACCGTCGAAGAGATCGCCTCGGTGGCGGGGGTGACCAAGCCGGTCGTCTACGAGCACTTCGGCGGCAAGGAAGGTCTGTACGCCGTCGTCGTCGACCGCGAGATGCAGACCCTCGTCGACACGATCGCGAGCGCGCTGCAGTCCGGCGAGGCCGGTCGCCCGCTGCTGGCCCGGGCCGCGCTGGCGGTGCTGACGTACGTCGAGGAGCAGCCCGACGGCTTCCGGGTGATGTCGCACGACTCGCCGCACTGGCACGGCACCGGGCGGCTCGGCAGCCTGCTCGCCGACATCGGTGACCGCGTCGAGGCGGTGCTGGCCGGCGGGTTCGAGGAGGCGGGCATCGACCCGAAGTTCGCGCCGATCTACTCCCAGATGCTCGTCGGGATGATCGCCTACACCGGCGACTGGTGGCTGGAGCACGAGAACGCCCTCACCAAGGAGGAGCTGGCCGCGCACATGACCAACTTCGCCTGGAACGGCATGAAGGGTCTGGAGGGCCGGCCCGAGCTGCGGCTGGACTCGGTCAAGCCCGAGGAGACCATCTCGCCGAGCTGA
- a CDS encoding MFS transporter: MLRQPKTVWAVAFACVIAFMGIGLVDPILKPIADELGAGPSEVSLLFTSYMAVMGLAMLVTGWVSSRIGAKRTLLTGLVIIIVGAGLAGTMDSVGGVVAFRAVWGLGNALFVATALAAIVGAAQGSVGQAIILYEAALGIGIATGPLLGGALGELSWRFPFFGVSALMVIALVATAIALPATPPTGHKTPISAPLRALGHRGLLTVGLTALFYNFGFFTLLAFTPFPLDLGAREVGYVFFGWGILLAFTSVVVAPRLQRRIGTLPGILIALVGFAIVLAVMGAFTDSKAVLIACTVVAGGFLGINNTLITEAVMKVAPVERGVASAAYSFVRFAGGAVAPWLAGRLGERSFDLPYWVGAGAVVVAILVLLSGRSIVAAVDALPEHGADPVDSPAEAQALTAADA; this comes from the coding sequence GTGCTGCGCCAACCCAAGACCGTCTGGGCGGTCGCGTTCGCCTGTGTCATCGCCTTCATGGGCATCGGCCTGGTCGACCCCATCCTCAAGCCGATCGCCGACGAGCTCGGGGCGGGCCCCTCGGAGGTCTCGCTGCTGTTCACCAGCTACATGGCGGTCATGGGTCTGGCGATGCTCGTCACGGGCTGGGTCTCCAGCCGGATCGGCGCCAAGCGCACGCTGCTCACCGGCCTGGTGATCATCATCGTCGGCGCGGGGCTCGCCGGCACCATGGACTCCGTCGGCGGCGTCGTCGCCTTCCGCGCCGTGTGGGGCCTCGGCAACGCGCTGTTCGTCGCGACCGCGCTGGCCGCCATCGTCGGCGCCGCCCAGGGCTCGGTCGGCCAGGCGATCATCCTCTACGAGGCCGCGCTCGGCATCGGCATCGCGACCGGCCCACTGCTCGGCGGTGCGCTCGGCGAGCTCTCCTGGCGCTTCCCGTTCTTCGGCGTCAGTGCCCTGATGGTCATCGCCCTGGTCGCCACCGCGATCGCGCTGCCGGCCACCCCGCCGACCGGGCACAAGACCCCGATCTCGGCGCCGCTGCGTGCGCTCGGCCACCGCGGCCTGCTCACCGTCGGCCTGACCGCGCTGTTCTACAACTTCGGCTTCTTCACGCTGCTCGCCTTCACCCCGTTCCCGCTCGACCTGGGCGCCCGCGAGGTGGGGTACGTCTTCTTCGGCTGGGGCATCCTGCTCGCCTTCACCTCGGTGGTCGTCGCGCCGCGCCTGCAGCGCCGCATCGGCACCCTGCCCGGCATCCTCATCGCGCTGGTCGGCTTCGCGATCGTGCTGGCCGTCATGGGGGCGTTCACCGACAGCAAGGCGGTGCTCATCGCCTGCACCGTCGTCGCCGGCGGCTTCCTCGGCATCAACAACACCCTGATCACCGAGGCCGTCATGAAGGTGGCCCCGGTCGAGCGCGGGGTGGCCTCCGCGGCGTACAGCTTCGTGCGGTTCGCCGGCGGTGCGGTCGCGCCGTGGCTCGCCGGCCGGCTGGGGGAGCGCTCGTTCGACCTGCCCTACTGGGTCGGCGCAGGGGCGGTCGTCGTCGCGATCCTGGTCCTGCTCTCCGGTCGCAGCATCGTGGCCGCCGTCGACGCGCTGCCCGAGCACGGCGCCGACCCGGTCGACTCGCCCGCCGAGGCCCAGGCGCTCACCGCCGCCGACGCCTGA
- a CDS encoding VOC family protein, whose product MSVVGLHHVQVACPAGSEERLREFYSGVLGMHEVEKPPALAGRGGCWFRAGDAEIHCGVEDDFRPARKAHPCLLVDDIAEVAERVATVGGEVRWDEQIPGVRRFHTDDPVGNRIELQQA is encoded by the coding sequence ATGAGCGTTGTCGGACTGCACCACGTGCAGGTGGCGTGCCCCGCGGGCAGCGAGGAGCGGCTGCGGGAGTTCTACTCCGGGGTGCTCGGGATGCACGAGGTCGAGAAGCCCCCGGCCCTCGCCGGGCGCGGCGGCTGCTGGTTCCGCGCCGGCGACGCCGAGATCCACTGCGGCGTCGAGGACGACTTCCGCCCCGCGCGCAAGGCGCACCCGTGCCTGCTGGTCGACGACATCGCCGAGGTGGCCGAGCGGGTCGCGACCGTCGGCGGCGAGGTGCGCTGGGACGAGCAGATCCCGGGCGTGCGCCGGTTCCACACCGACGACCCGGTCGGCAACCGGATCGAGCTGCAGCAGGCCTGA
- a CDS encoding alpha/beta hydrolase, which yields MRGRQGWWVGAVAVLLAACGGGGQEASSPTSGSAASPSVATSSSGAAGSSSSASESSASNPIVERCGLPDAPATPLIFPGPSGSSLIGAQTGSGDRVALLLHQTNGDGLCGFWPFMAAAAKEGVRLVAFDLCGYGGSQCAPGSEAARDPVAQVRAVVDRLRQEGARSITLVGASMGGTIAIGSAAEVKADRVVDLSGPTSWNGVPDTAKALRELRIPVLVVASPGDTDTDPAALQRAVAASPSRQKAYVRGPVGMHGVTLLKDIAPEDPVTPIGKQVLAFVKDGSLPRG from the coding sequence ATGAGGGGACGTCAGGGGTGGTGGGTCGGTGCAGTCGCGGTGCTGCTGGCGGCGTGCGGCGGCGGGGGTCAGGAGGCCTCGTCGCCCACGTCCGGCAGCGCCGCGAGCCCGTCGGTGGCCACGAGCTCGTCGGGGGCGGCAGGCTCGTCGTCGTCGGCGAGCGAGTCGTCCGCGAGCAACCCGATCGTCGAGCGCTGCGGGCTCCCCGACGCGCCGGCGACGCCGCTGATCTTCCCCGGCCCCTCGGGCAGCTCGCTGATCGGAGCCCAGACCGGCAGCGGAGATCGGGTCGCGCTGCTGCTGCACCAGACCAACGGCGACGGGCTGTGCGGCTTCTGGCCGTTCATGGCGGCCGCCGCGAAGGAGGGGGTGCGGCTCGTCGCGTTCGACCTGTGCGGTTACGGCGGGTCGCAGTGCGCGCCCGGCTCCGAGGCCGCCCGCGACCCGGTGGCCCAGGTGCGGGCCGTCGTCGACCGGTTGCGCCAGGAGGGCGCGCGCAGCATCACCCTCGTCGGCGCGTCGATGGGCGGCACGATCGCGATCGGGTCCGCCGCAGAGGTCAAGGCCGACCGGGTGGTCGACCTGTCCGGACCCACGAGCTGGAACGGCGTGCCCGACACGGCAAAAGCGTTGCGGGAGCTGCGGATTCCCGTGCTTGTCGTCGCCTCGCCCGGCGACACCGACACCGACCCGGCCGCCCTCCAGCGGGCGGTGGCGGCCTCGCCGAGCCGGCAGAAGGCGTACGTCCGGGGCCCGGTCGGCATGCACGGCGTCACCCTGCTCAAGGACATCGCTCCCGAGGATCCCGTGACGCCGATCGGCAAGCAGGTGCTGGCGTTCGTGAAGGACGGGAGCCTCCCGCGCGGTTGA
- a CDS encoding PadR family transcriptional regulator, with translation MPSAEPLPVSDLGGALLGLLARGPGTGYDLTRQMHRPVGYFWSAQHSQIYGELTRLEQDGLIRGRDVDGAGPRQSRRWSITSAGRRALHAFVTTPPPDRPTRSRLAVQAYSLWLADPDAARAMVQQVRRRHVELLADYAHEDAELGSPAVGDPEFGNAAALRMGVLGAEGMVAWCDWVLEALERG, from the coding sequence GTGCCTTCCGCGGAACCGTTGCCGGTCAGTGACCTGGGTGGGGCCCTGCTCGGCCTGCTCGCGCGCGGCCCGGGCACGGGGTATGACCTGACCCGGCAGATGCACCGCCCGGTCGGCTACTTCTGGAGCGCCCAGCACAGCCAGATCTACGGCGAGCTGACGCGGCTGGAGCAGGACGGGCTGATCCGCGGCCGCGACGTCGACGGCGCCGGCCCGCGGCAGTCGCGCAGGTGGTCGATCACCAGCGCCGGGCGACGCGCGCTGCACGCCTTCGTCACGACCCCGCCACCCGACCGGCCCACGCGCAGTCGCCTGGCCGTGCAGGCGTACTCGCTGTGGCTGGCCGACCCCGACGCCGCCCGCGCGATGGTCCAGCAGGTGCGCCGGCGCCACGTCGAGCTGCTCGCGGACTACGCCCACGAGGACGCCGAGCTCGGCTCACCGGCCGTCGGCGACCCCGAGTTCGGCAACGCCGCGGCGCTGCGCATGGGCGTGCTCGGCGCCGAGGGCATGGTCGCGTGGTGCGACTGGGTGCTCGAGGCGCTCGAGCGCGGTTGA
- a CDS encoding GNAT family N-acetyltransferase has translation MPEFTWRPANEASTDDVEAIFGAGGARRCRCQALKVPGWIWRDSTQEEREAALLEQTACGTDGPTSGLVGYVDGEAAGWVAVEPRENYPRIWSRRQPWMRMDPEMEGVWSVTCFVVARGHRRSGLTYELAAATVEYGQQVGARVLEGYPMDPPPGKTVIWDEASVGLLHVFVEAGYAVVASPTLRRRVVRHGLGA, from the coding sequence ATGCCCGAGTTCACGTGGCGCCCGGCCAACGAGGCGTCCACCGACGACGTCGAGGCGATCTTCGGCGCGGGCGGCGCCCGCAGGTGCCGCTGCCAGGCCCTGAAGGTGCCGGGCTGGATCTGGCGCGACAGCACCCAGGAGGAGCGCGAGGCGGCGCTGCTGGAGCAGACCGCGTGCGGCACCGACGGGCCGACCTCCGGGCTCGTGGGTTACGTCGACGGCGAGGCGGCCGGGTGGGTCGCCGTCGAGCCGCGGGAGAACTACCCCCGGATCTGGAGCCGCCGGCAGCCGTGGATGCGGATGGACCCCGAGATGGAGGGCGTCTGGTCGGTCACCTGCTTCGTCGTGGCGAGGGGCCATCGCCGGTCCGGGCTGACGTACGAGCTGGCCGCCGCCACCGTGGAGTACGGCCAGCAGGTCGGCGCCCGGGTGCTCGAGGGCTATCCGATGGACCCACCGCCGGGCAAGACGGTGATCTGGGACGAGGCGTCGGTCGGTCTGCTGCACGTCTTCGTGGAGGCGGGGTACGCCGTCGTCGCCTCCCCCACGCTGCGTCGCCGGGTGGTGCGGCACGGGCTGGGCGCGTGA
- a CDS encoding ABC-F family ATP-binding cassette domain-containing protein, which yields MSNLVSAERLSLMLGTRHILDSVSLGVSAGDRIGVVGRNGGGKSTLLRLIAGDGEPDSGRLTRTGGLTVGMLSQADSLDPGATIGDSVLRGRAEHEWAGDARIRDVMHGLLGDLEMSALGGHGTDVRSLSGGERRRIALARLLIDDPDLLLLDEPTNHLDVEGVQWLADFLVRRRTRPEHALVVVTHDRWFLDAVATLTWEVVDGRVESYEGGYAAYVLAKAERARLEAAAEERRNNLMRKELAWLRRGPPARTSKPKFRIDAANALIQGEPPARDEVALASFATSRLGKDVVDLLDATVTVGDRTILDKQTWRLAPGERTGIVGVNGAGKSTLLRAVSGDVPLQAGKRKVGRTVQLGFLTQEVRELAEVAGMTVIDAITDVRAYTTLDGKEVSASQLAKRLGFSGPRQQTRVASLSGGEQRRLQLLRILMTEPNVLLLDEPTNDLDIETLTSMEDVLDGWAGTLLVVSHDRYLLERMCDRQVALLGDGRIRELPGGVEQYLQLRHDQQQRTSRTAAAQGSSATGSSAGGSSGAASGSSGGSSGAGSGGLSAAEERQARKDLARAERTLNRLHEREQKLHDQLVEAASDHARAAELDRELRGVQEEQEAAELAWLEAAEKLG from the coding sequence ATGAGCAACCTCGTCTCGGCCGAGCGGCTCTCGCTGATGCTCGGCACCCGGCACATCCTCGACTCCGTCTCGCTCGGGGTCAGCGCCGGCGACCGCATCGGCGTCGTCGGCCGCAACGGCGGCGGCAAGTCGACCCTGCTGCGTCTGATCGCGGGCGACGGCGAGCCCGACTCCGGCCGGCTCACCCGCACCGGTGGCCTCACCGTCGGCATGCTCAGCCAGGCCGACTCCCTCGACCCCGGCGCCACCATCGGCGACTCGGTGCTGCGCGGCCGCGCCGAGCACGAGTGGGCCGGCGACGCCCGCATCCGCGACGTCATGCACGGCCTGCTCGGCGACCTCGAGATGAGCGCGCTCGGCGGCCACGGCACGGACGTACGCTCGTTGTCCGGCGGCGAGCGACGCCGAATCGCGTTGGCGCGCCTGCTGATCGACGACCCCGACCTGTTGCTCCTCGACGAGCCGACCAACCACCTCGACGTCGAGGGGGTGCAGTGGCTGGCCGACTTCCTGGTCCGCCGCCGCACCCGCCCCGAGCACGCGCTCGTCGTCGTCACGCACGACCGGTGGTTCCTCGACGCGGTCGCGACGCTGACCTGGGAGGTCGTCGACGGCCGGGTCGAGTCCTACGAGGGCGGCTACGCGGCGTACGTCCTCGCCAAGGCCGAGCGCGCCCGCCTCGAGGCGGCTGCCGAGGAGCGGCGCAACAACCTGATGCGCAAGGAGCTGGCCTGGCTGCGGCGCGGCCCGCCCGCGCGCACCAGCAAGCCCAAGTTCCGCATCGACGCGGCCAACGCGCTGATCCAGGGCGAGCCGCCGGCGCGCGACGAGGTGGCGCTCGCGAGCTTCGCGACCAGCCGGCTCGGCAAGGACGTCGTCGACCTGCTCGACGCGACCGTCACCGTCGGCGACCGCACGATCCTGGACAAGCAGACCTGGCGGCTCGCGCCGGGGGAGCGCACCGGCATCGTCGGGGTCAACGGCGCCGGCAAGTCGACGCTGCTGCGCGCGGTGAGCGGTGACGTGCCGCTGCAGGCCGGGAAGCGCAAGGTCGGCCGCACGGTGCAGCTGGGCTTCCTCACCCAGGAGGTGCGCGAGCTGGCCGAGGTCGCCGGCATGACGGTGATCGACGCGATCACCGACGTGCGCGCCTACACCACGCTCGACGGCAAGGAGGTCAGCGCCAGCCAGCTGGCCAAGCGCCTGGGCTTCAGCGGGCCGCGCCAGCAGACGCGGGTGGCGTCGCTGTCCGGCGGCGAGCAGCGCCGGCTGCAGCTGCTGCGCATCCTGATGACCGAGCCCAACGTGCTGCTGCTGGACGAGCCGACCAACGACCTCGACATCGAGACCCTGACGTCGATGGAGGACGTGCTCGACGGCTGGGCCGGCACGCTGCTGGTGGTCTCGCACGACCGATACCTGCTGGAGCGGATGTGCGACCGGCAGGTGGCGCTGCTGGGCGACGGGCGCATCCGCGAGCTGCCCGGTGGTGTGGAGCAATATCTCCAGCTGCGCCACGACCAACAGCAGCGAACCTCGAGAACCGCTGCAGCGCAAGGCAGTTCGGCGACAGGCTCCTCAGCGGGCGGCTCATCGGGTGCGGCGTCGGGCTCGTCGGGCGGCTCGTCGGGCGCCGGGTCGGGCGGGCTGAGCGCGGCCGAGGAGCGCCAGGCCCGCAAGGACCTCGCGCGCGCCGAGCGCACCCTCAACCGGCTGCACGAGCGGGAGCAGAAGCTGCACGACCAGCTGGTCGAGGCGGCCAGCGACCACGCCCGCGCCGCCGAGCTCGACCGCGAGCTGCGCGGGGTGCAGGAGGAGCAGGAGGCGGCCGAGCTCGCCTGGCTCGAGGCCGCCGAGAAGCTCGGCTGA
- a CDS encoding methyltransferase domain-containing protein, whose product MPSWDPQQYERFADHRTRPFFDLLARVGADRPARVVDLGCGNGPLTLALADRWPGAAVTGVDSSAQMLERARNLDDRDRVTWQLQDVTEWQVGEAGAPDVVVSNATLQWVPEHRELIPEWLTGLAPGGWFAMQVPGNFDAPSHRIIREVAAAQPDGERLLASYRMTSPVDEPTDYADLLAAHCPYVDVWETTYVQLLDPPGEQEAPVLEWVKGTALRPLLDQLDPEGQERLLADLREALGRAYPRRSYGVPFPFRRIFAVGRVAGEAR is encoded by the coding sequence GTGCCGAGCTGGGACCCGCAGCAGTACGAACGATTCGCCGACCACCGCACCCGCCCGTTCTTCGACCTGCTGGCCCGGGTCGGCGCCGACCGGCCGGCCCGCGTGGTCGACCTCGGCTGCGGCAACGGGCCGCTGACCCTGGCGCTGGCCGACCGCTGGCCCGGCGCGGCGGTCACCGGCGTCGACTCCTCGGCCCAGATGCTCGAGCGCGCCCGCAACCTCGACGACCGCGACCGGGTGACCTGGCAGCTGCAGGACGTCACCGAGTGGCAGGTCGGCGAGGCCGGCGCGCCCGACGTGGTCGTCAGCAACGCGACGCTGCAGTGGGTGCCCGAGCACCGCGAGCTGATCCCCGAGTGGCTGACCGGCCTCGCGCCCGGCGGCTGGTTCGCGATGCAGGTGCCCGGCAACTTCGACGCCCCCTCGCACCGCATCATCCGCGAGGTCGCGGCCGCCCAGCCCGACGGCGAACGGCTGCTCGCGAGCTACCGGATGACCAGCCCGGTCGACGAACCGACCGACTATGCCGACCTGCTCGCCGCCCACTGCCCGTACGTCGACGTCTGGGAGACGACGTACGTCCAGCTGCTCGACCCGCCGGGTGAGCAGGAGGCGCCGGTGCTGGAGTGGGTCAAGGGCACCGCCCTGCGGCCGCTGCTCGACCAGCTCGACCCCGAGGGGCAGGAGCGGTTGCTGGCCGACCTGCGGGAGGCGCTGGGCCGGGCCTACCCGCGGCGTTCGTACGGCGTGCCCTTCCCGTTCCGGCGTATCTTCGCGGTGGGCCGAGTGGCAGGAGAGGCGAGATGA